A window of Vespa velutina chromosome 15, iVesVel2.1, whole genome shotgun sequence contains these coding sequences:
- the LOC124954262 gene encoding integrator complex subunit 6 isoform X1, with product MTIIVFLIDTSASMNQRVYLGGRPTLLDVAKSAVETFVKVRQRSPESRGDRYMLLTFEDPPQNIKAGWKENLATFMNELKNLQCVGLTTLGAALKHALDVLNINRMQTGIDTYGQGRCPFYLEPSVIVVITDGGKYTTNSGVHQDFTLPMHSPIPGSELTKEPFRWDQRLFSLVLRLSGTPAVERDTGLVASDSSPIDAMCEVTGGRSYCITSFRMMMQCIDSLVQKVQSGVVINFEKIGPDPPPLSNEVQHQDEDENEDENNTNNGPRTQYSTNPTIPGNTAWHSCRRLIYVPRSAQKGFAVGFWPIPESFWPDLSASSLPPRSAHPNVKFTCTSQEPMVIENLPFDKYELEPSPLTQYILARKQPTICWQVFVANSYKSSEVGHPFGYLKASTNLTCVNLFVMPYNYPVLLPLLEELFKVHRLKPTNEWRTQFQNYMRTMPTYYAASLRRALTRMGAPTPLAQTLIPDNMDNSLSYSVLNYLKRLKNQAKIEFDRLCNEVISKQVAAANMTKNLTNASTTTITEGVRVIPRTPLKKDLVSHPLLQDKFTGLRDQLNEFGGFVVGLVKNQQQQRGAQSYRNAFDVPRKSLLDQVVRMRANFLQPGLLHTKLLDDDYVHSMPLAQMGNYQEYLKRMTPPLREIESVPVRQHMFGNPFKIDKRMMVDEADIDMVGATSSTSKGGIKRSLPPADGGGTPVPRPPPNKRKPGPIPKDVIVRRPSYSPANTPPSSPIPWMDETKNQVLSNLELNTSPNLMNASHVTNTPCASSQEKLVNGLAEMPTIPIFEAISAEHINNHMDSPPTLTPIVVNNVDSLKSDVKSERIDLVNVESNRLPSNDSSENSVKIESAVEERLTNHVEEKREPKIEKEKVFTKKELEDIRRHNLSVRELVYKEVRRRGTNHATLFSHLHQIQGTLDIRLAFVKDIVKESLRFKRRNLATLLEEYLKTIQEDVWTVNHKVNHNGATKIS from the exons ATGACCATAATAGTCTTTTTGATCGACACATCGGCCTCCATGAATCAGAGGGTTTATTTGGGCGGGCGGCCCACGCTTTTGGATGTAGCCAAGAGCGCAGTGGAGACTTTCGTGAAG GTACGACAAAGATCACCGGAGAGCCGCGGAGATCGTTATATGCTCCTGACCTTCGAAGATCCGCCCCAGAATATCAAG GCTGGTTGGAAGGAAAATTTGGCGACGTTCATGaacgaattgaaaaatttacaatgTGTTGGCCTTACGACTTTAGGTGCCGCATTAAAACATGCTTTGgatgttttaaatataaatcggATGCAAACTGGGATTGATACGTATGGTCAAGGAAGATGTCCGTTTTATTTAGAGCCATCTGTAATTGTTGTTATAACAGATGGTGGAAAATATACGACCAACAGTGGAGTACATCAAGAT tTTACTTTGCCAATGCATTCTCCTATACCTGGATCAGAATTAACAAAGGAACCATTTAGATGGGACCAAAGACTATTTTCTTTGGTGTTAAGATTATCGGGAACACCGGCCGTCGAACGAGATACGGGTTTAGTTGCAAGTGATTCATCACCGATAGATGCAATGTGTGAAGTAACCGGAG GTCGCTCATACTGCATAACATCCTTCAGAATGATGATGCAATGCATTGATTCGTTAGTACAAAAAGTCCAATCCGGCgtagtaataaattttgaaaagattGGACCAGATCCTCCACCGCTTTCTAATGAGGTACAACATCAGGATGAAGATGAGaatgaagatgaaaataatactaacaatGGCCCTAGAACTCAATATTCTACAAATCCAACAATACCAGGAAACACAGCATGGCATTCTTGTAGAAGATTGATTTATGTTCCACGTTCGGCACAGAAAGGATTTGCAGTTGGCTTTTGGCCAATTCCAGAAAGTTTTTGGCCAGACTTAAGTGCTAGTTCACTGCCACCAAGATCTGCACATCCCAATGTCAAGTTTACCTGTACCAGTCAAGAACCAATGGTGATAGAAAATCTACCATTTGATAAATATGAATTGGAGCCCAGCCCACTAACGCAGTACATTTTAGCCAGAAAACAACCAACAATATGTTGGCAAGTATTTGTAGCAAATTCTTATAAGTCCAGTGAGGTTGGTCATCCTTTTGGATATTTGAAAGCAAGCACAAACTTAACTTGtgtaaatttattcgttatgcCCTATAATTATCCTgtgttgttaccgttattggaagaattatttaaagtgCATAGGCTAAAACCAACAAACGAATGGAGAACACAATTTCAGAATTATATGAGAACCATGCCTACTTATTATGCTGCA TCATTAAGGAGAGCATTAACGAGAATGGGTGCACCTACTCCATTAGCACAAACTTTAATACCTGATAACATGGATAATTCTCTATCATATAgtgttttaaattatttaaaacgcTTGAAAAATCAAGCTAAAATAGAGTTTGATAGATTATGCAACGAAGTTATTTCCAAACAAGTTGCAGCTGCTAATATGAccaaaaatttaacaaatgcTAGTACAACTACCATAACAGAAGGCGTTAGAGTTATTCCTAGAACAccgttaaaaaaagatttg GTATCACATCCTTTATTACAAGACAAATTCACAGGACTTAGAGatcaattaaatgaatttgGTGGATTTGTAGTTGGTTTAGTAAAaaatcaacaacaacagcgTGGTGCACAGAGCTATCGTAATGCTTTTGATGTCCCAAGAAAATCACTTTTGGATCAAGTTGTGAGAATGCGTGCAAATTTTTTGCAACCAGGATTATTACACACAAAATTATTGGATGATGACTATGTTCATTCGATGCCTTTAGCACAGATGGGAAATTATcaggaatatttaaaaaggatGACACCACCTTTAAGAGAGATTGAAAGCGTACCTGTTAGACAACATATGTTTG GTAATCcttttaaaatagataaacgGATGATGGTAGATGAAGCAGATATCGATATGGTTGGAGCAACATCTTCTACATCAAAAGGTGGTATAAAGCGTTCGTTACCACCAGCCGATGGAGGAGGGACACCCGTTCCAAGACCACCtccaaataaaagaaaaccagGCCCTATTCCGAAAGATGTAATTGTACGAAGACCTTCATATTCTCCTGCTAATACACCTCCAAGTTCTCCAATACCTTGGATGGATGAAACCAAAAATCAAGTGCTCTCGAATCTTGAACTAAACACTTCACCAAACTTAATGAATGCAAGTCATGTAACAAATACACCATGTGCAAGTTCACAAGAAAAATTAGTGAACGGACTTGCGGAAATGCCAACAATACCTATTTTTGAAGCTATTTCAGCcgaacatattaataatcatatggATAGTCCACCTACTTTAACACCAATTGTAGTTAATAATGTTGACAGCTTGAAAAGTGATGTTAAAAGTGAAAGGATAGATCTTGTTAATGTGGAAAGTAATAGACTGCCTTCTAATGATAGCAGCGAAAATAGTGTAAAAATTGAAAGTGCAGTTGAAGAAAGGTTAACGAATCACGttgaagagaaacgagaaccgaagatagaaaaagaaaaggtctttacgaaaaaagaattagaggaTATAAGAAGACACAATTTATCGGTCAGAGAACTTGTTTATAAAGAAGTACGAAGACGGGGAACAA atcACGCAACATTATTTTCGCATCTGCACCAAATTCAAGGAACATTGGATATTCGACTTGCATTTGTGAAAGACATTGTTAAAGAATCATTACGCTTTAAAAGACGTAATTTAGCAACATTATTAGAAGAATATCTTAAGACTATACAAGAAGACGTTTGGACAGTGAATCACAAGGTGAATCACAATGGTGCCACAAAAATAAGCTAG
- the LOC124954264 gene encoding uncharacterized protein LOC124954264 codes for MSYRYLYVVLSFIVIFHGINGEISVKKNEKHIDTANNYDACFESFDVHTNKIIKTEDSCDLGAKYLNVMDLESREDCFKYCCNTDKCDVFIFEEKKPGSCYLFECGPLEDFKCKFTNHVNYTSAVLTNYNIRNHAQLEEEIQISRHEHELKSLRKLSNVPPVEYAATEHTVKPSVTITSSPILTTPPAKRGCSHNQYECRSTGDCIAIYNVCDGIPQCADGSDEAADLVCPTEKPTVSASVVIQGPSPQLPSNVMNYHQIINQRKEIYPRGPENNPKPWELSNLAHQVLSQPQNLLYPVQMEKSFGSPAYQWDYQPIYEQNKDSYVPGNSYHGQNNFNAYDQNQPHSFNNKGPNVIGEPDVDGNVYADSKNSYPSHFSLTPNKGMWQEAQVQLVPSITPNLPQKLDNYLSKDTKNTVSPPCETSVQHTDTLIKEKEHGKVDKKKQEETSNIKIDKHNTEKSNTTKIDVSKQNHGHKSELTDHKNIILENREKEHEKSAVVAEYLQQTNDNDNLRPKGAIISLALGLITTAITAALIAYLLRRVKRRGHRGHGPYAHDPDYLVNGMYL; via the exons ATGTCCTACAGATATTTATACGTTGTCCTCagttttattgtaatttttcacGGTATAAACGGTGAaatttctgtaaaaaaaaatgaaaaacatatCGATACCGCGAATAATTACGACGCCTGTTTTGAAAGTTTCGACGTCCACactaataaaatcattaaaaccGAAGATTCATGTGATCTTGgtgcaaaatatttaaatgtaatggATCTTGAATCTAGAGAAGACTGTTTTAAATATTGTTGTAATACAGATAAATGTGATGTCTttatatttgaagaaaaa AAACCAGGAAGTTGTTACTTGTTCGAATGCGGACCACTTGAAGACTTCAAATGTAAATTTACCAATCATGTTAATTACACAAGTGCAGTACTTACCAATTACAATATACGCAATCATGCTCAATTggaagaagaaattcaaatttctCGACATGAACACGAGTTAAAATCATTAAG AAAACTTTCCAATGTTCCACCGGTTGAGTATGCTGCTACAGAACACACTGTAAAGCCAAGTGTTACTATAACATCGAGTCCAATTTTAACAACACCGCCAGCTAAACGAG gtTGCAGTCATAATCAATACGAGTGTCGTTCAACCGGAGATTGTATAGCAATATACAATGTTTGCGATGGTATTCCACAATGTGCTGATGGTTCTGATGAAGCAGCAGACCTTGTATGTCCTACTGAAAAGCCAACTGTCTCAGCTTCGGTAGTGATACAAGGACCATCCCCGCAATTACCATCTAATGTTATGAATTATCATCAAATAATCAATCAACGCAAAGAAATTTATCCTCGTGGCCCAGAGAATAATCCAAAGCCATGGGAATTATCAAATTTAGCGCATCAAGTATTGTCGCAACCgcaaaatcttttatatccaGTACAAATGGAAAAAAGCTTTGGTTCGCCAGCTTATCAGTGGGATTATCAACCAATATATGAACAAAACAAAGATTCCTATGTCCCAGGAAATTCTTATCATggacaaaataattttaatgcatATGATC AAAACCAGCCTCATAGTTTTAATAACAAAGGACCTAACGTTATAGGAGAACCTGATGTAGACGG TAATGTTTACGCAGATTCGAAAAATTCTTATCCATCACACTTTTCGTTAACACCTAACAAAGGAATGTGGCAAGAGGCTCAAGTTCAGTTAGTACCATCAATAACACCAAATCTTCCACAAAAATTAGACAATTACTTAAGTAAAGATACAAAGAATACAGTATCACCACCTTGTGAG ACATCGGTACAACATACTGATACattaattaaagagaaagagcacggtaaagtagataaaaagaaacaggaagaaacatcaaatattaaaatagataaacataATACAGAAAAATCGAATACAACAAAAATTGACGTTTCCAAACAAAATCATGGACATAAAAGTGAATTAACAG atcataaaaatataattttggaGAATCGTGAAAAAGAACATGAAAAAAGTGCTGTAGTTGCAGAGTATCTTCAACAAACAAATGACAATGACAATCTAAGACCAAAAGGTGCAATAATTTCCTTGGCATTAGGATTAATAACTACAGCTATTACTGCTGCATTAATAGCTTATCTATTACGAAGAGTAAAAAGACGTGGACATCGTGGACACGGACCTTATGCTCACGATCCTGATTATTTAGTTAATGGAATGTacctttaa
- the LOC124954262 gene encoding integrator complex subunit 6 isoform X2, translated as MTIIVFLIDTSASMNQRVYLGGRPTLLDVAKSAVETFVKAGWKENLATFMNELKNLQCVGLTTLGAALKHALDVLNINRMQTGIDTYGQGRCPFYLEPSVIVVITDGGKYTTNSGVHQDFTLPMHSPIPGSELTKEPFRWDQRLFSLVLRLSGTPAVERDTGLVASDSSPIDAMCEVTGGRSYCITSFRMMMQCIDSLVQKVQSGVVINFEKIGPDPPPLSNEVQHQDEDENEDENNTNNGPRTQYSTNPTIPGNTAWHSCRRLIYVPRSAQKGFAVGFWPIPESFWPDLSASSLPPRSAHPNVKFTCTSQEPMVIENLPFDKYELEPSPLTQYILARKQPTICWQVFVANSYKSSEVGHPFGYLKASTNLTCVNLFVMPYNYPVLLPLLEELFKVHRLKPTNEWRTQFQNYMRTMPTYYAASLRRALTRMGAPTPLAQTLIPDNMDNSLSYSVLNYLKRLKNQAKIEFDRLCNEVISKQVAAANMTKNLTNASTTTITEGVRVIPRTPLKKDLVSHPLLQDKFTGLRDQLNEFGGFVVGLVKNQQQQRGAQSYRNAFDVPRKSLLDQVVRMRANFLQPGLLHTKLLDDDYVHSMPLAQMGNYQEYLKRMTPPLREIESVPVRQHMFGNPFKIDKRMMVDEADIDMVGATSSTSKGGIKRSLPPADGGGTPVPRPPPNKRKPGPIPKDVIVRRPSYSPANTPPSSPIPWMDETKNQVLSNLELNTSPNLMNASHVTNTPCASSQEKLVNGLAEMPTIPIFEAISAEHINNHMDSPPTLTPIVVNNVDSLKSDVKSERIDLVNVESNRLPSNDSSENSVKIESAVEERLTNHVEEKREPKIEKEKVFTKKELEDIRRHNLSVRELVYKEVRRRGTNHATLFSHLHQIQGTLDIRLAFVKDIVKESLRFKRRNLATLLEEYLKTIQEDVWTVNHKVNHNGATKIS; from the exons ATGACCATAATAGTCTTTTTGATCGACACATCGGCCTCCATGAATCAGAGGGTTTATTTGGGCGGGCGGCCCACGCTTTTGGATGTAGCCAAGAGCGCAGTGGAGACTTTCGTGAAG GCTGGTTGGAAGGAAAATTTGGCGACGTTCATGaacgaattgaaaaatttacaatgTGTTGGCCTTACGACTTTAGGTGCCGCATTAAAACATGCTTTGgatgttttaaatataaatcggATGCAAACTGGGATTGATACGTATGGTCAAGGAAGATGTCCGTTTTATTTAGAGCCATCTGTAATTGTTGTTATAACAGATGGTGGAAAATATACGACCAACAGTGGAGTACATCAAGAT tTTACTTTGCCAATGCATTCTCCTATACCTGGATCAGAATTAACAAAGGAACCATTTAGATGGGACCAAAGACTATTTTCTTTGGTGTTAAGATTATCGGGAACACCGGCCGTCGAACGAGATACGGGTTTAGTTGCAAGTGATTCATCACCGATAGATGCAATGTGTGAAGTAACCGGAG GTCGCTCATACTGCATAACATCCTTCAGAATGATGATGCAATGCATTGATTCGTTAGTACAAAAAGTCCAATCCGGCgtagtaataaattttgaaaagattGGACCAGATCCTCCACCGCTTTCTAATGAGGTACAACATCAGGATGAAGATGAGaatgaagatgaaaataatactaacaatGGCCCTAGAACTCAATATTCTACAAATCCAACAATACCAGGAAACACAGCATGGCATTCTTGTAGAAGATTGATTTATGTTCCACGTTCGGCACAGAAAGGATTTGCAGTTGGCTTTTGGCCAATTCCAGAAAGTTTTTGGCCAGACTTAAGTGCTAGTTCACTGCCACCAAGATCTGCACATCCCAATGTCAAGTTTACCTGTACCAGTCAAGAACCAATGGTGATAGAAAATCTACCATTTGATAAATATGAATTGGAGCCCAGCCCACTAACGCAGTACATTTTAGCCAGAAAACAACCAACAATATGTTGGCAAGTATTTGTAGCAAATTCTTATAAGTCCAGTGAGGTTGGTCATCCTTTTGGATATTTGAAAGCAAGCACAAACTTAACTTGtgtaaatttattcgttatgcCCTATAATTATCCTgtgttgttaccgttattggaagaattatttaaagtgCATAGGCTAAAACCAACAAACGAATGGAGAACACAATTTCAGAATTATATGAGAACCATGCCTACTTATTATGCTGCA TCATTAAGGAGAGCATTAACGAGAATGGGTGCACCTACTCCATTAGCACAAACTTTAATACCTGATAACATGGATAATTCTCTATCATATAgtgttttaaattatttaaaacgcTTGAAAAATCAAGCTAAAATAGAGTTTGATAGATTATGCAACGAAGTTATTTCCAAACAAGTTGCAGCTGCTAATATGAccaaaaatttaacaaatgcTAGTACAACTACCATAACAGAAGGCGTTAGAGTTATTCCTAGAACAccgttaaaaaaagatttg GTATCACATCCTTTATTACAAGACAAATTCACAGGACTTAGAGatcaattaaatgaatttgGTGGATTTGTAGTTGGTTTAGTAAAaaatcaacaacaacagcgTGGTGCACAGAGCTATCGTAATGCTTTTGATGTCCCAAGAAAATCACTTTTGGATCAAGTTGTGAGAATGCGTGCAAATTTTTTGCAACCAGGATTATTACACACAAAATTATTGGATGATGACTATGTTCATTCGATGCCTTTAGCACAGATGGGAAATTATcaggaatatttaaaaaggatGACACCACCTTTAAGAGAGATTGAAAGCGTACCTGTTAGACAACATATGTTTG GTAATCcttttaaaatagataaacgGATGATGGTAGATGAAGCAGATATCGATATGGTTGGAGCAACATCTTCTACATCAAAAGGTGGTATAAAGCGTTCGTTACCACCAGCCGATGGAGGAGGGACACCCGTTCCAAGACCACCtccaaataaaagaaaaccagGCCCTATTCCGAAAGATGTAATTGTACGAAGACCTTCATATTCTCCTGCTAATACACCTCCAAGTTCTCCAATACCTTGGATGGATGAAACCAAAAATCAAGTGCTCTCGAATCTTGAACTAAACACTTCACCAAACTTAATGAATGCAAGTCATGTAACAAATACACCATGTGCAAGTTCACAAGAAAAATTAGTGAACGGACTTGCGGAAATGCCAACAATACCTATTTTTGAAGCTATTTCAGCcgaacatattaataatcatatggATAGTCCACCTACTTTAACACCAATTGTAGTTAATAATGTTGACAGCTTGAAAAGTGATGTTAAAAGTGAAAGGATAGATCTTGTTAATGTGGAAAGTAATAGACTGCCTTCTAATGATAGCAGCGAAAATAGTGTAAAAATTGAAAGTGCAGTTGAAGAAAGGTTAACGAATCACGttgaagagaaacgagaaccgaagatagaaaaagaaaaggtctttacgaaaaaagaattagaggaTATAAGAAGACACAATTTATCGGTCAGAGAACTTGTTTATAAAGAAGTACGAAGACGGGGAACAA atcACGCAACATTATTTTCGCATCTGCACCAAATTCAAGGAACATTGGATATTCGACTTGCATTTGTGAAAGACATTGTTAAAGAATCATTACGCTTTAAAAGACGTAATTTAGCAACATTATTAGAAGAATATCTTAAGACTATACAAGAAGACGTTTGGACAGTGAATCACAAGGTGAATCACAATGGTGCCACAAAAATAAGCTAG